In one Dunckerocampus dactyliophorus isolate RoL2022-P2 chromosome 9, RoL_Ddac_1.1, whole genome shotgun sequence genomic region, the following are encoded:
- the esyt3 gene encoding extended synaptotagmin-3 — protein sequence MSSDEYPSAPVEGLDLGDKLSFHGSSEKLSPSTVNRILTEFLMYFIRSIVVFYPVYITGYLGLSISWVLLCMLMVTWWKKNRQWKDSRIGTAIDFVDNETEVVNTELKNSLQMATWIHFTDMEKVEWVNKVLEQAWPFFGMYMEKLLRENIQSAVQQSSSELKTFTFTKIHFGHIPLRITGMKAYTHEVDHREVVLDMNISYEGDVDIDAELKSAITAGVKGLKLRGMIRVILEPLIGQAPLVGGVTFFFIRRPTLEINWTGMTNILDSPAFSSLSEGTIMDIIASLMVLPNRMCFPLIDQVKVDQMRFPLPRGVVRVHLLEARDLVAKDTYMMGLVKGKSDPYTTLRVGDRSVKSKTVKENLHPKWGEVYEFVVHEAPGQELEVEIFDEDTDKDDFIGRYHLDLGEVKKLKEMDQWFPLEGVQHGEVHLKLHWLSLQSDSTLLKECADGYACAMLAVYLDNASNLPKDLREIEHHQKKKHEREARLTRKSTGPSSYVELSIADEHRKSKVVFANKDPVWEEGFTFFVHDVKTQQLLIQVKENEKKTQLGVLRLPLSRFLNVSNMTLDQRFLLEQSGANSQLKMKATLRILTLEKPPPKTIITPQVKQSNPGATSASSTSALPSNTSPVSQASSAAKPTNPQPGFTDEYSTHRRGSYLASETLRPSPAVANMRRYDSHSLLSENSLASSRFDLADGASYPEALRKHRGSFGEISLTVRYATLRNKLVIMVNSCRDLFPCSENGTDSYVRLYLLPDQTWRHRKRTHVKKRTVNPIFDEKFEFNVSLEEAQTRTLDVAVKNNKMLHRRERKDIGMVHVVLSQLDLVKGVKNWYKLMLQGMMTPSTSGL from the exons ATGTCTTCTGATGAGTATCCAAGCGCCCCGGTGGAAGGGCTCGACCTCGGCGATAAACTGTCCTTCCACGGCAGCTCGGAAAAACTGAGCCCATCTACTGTCAACCGCATTCTGACAGAATTCCTGATGTATTTCATCCGGAGTATAGTGGTCTTCTACCCCGTCTATATAACAGGATACCTGGGCCTCAGCATCAGCTGGGTGCTGCTGTGCATGCTGATGGTCACTTGGTGGAAGAAGAATCGACAGTGGAAGGATTCCAGGATCGGAACCGCCATCGACTTTGTGGATAATGAAACGGAGGTGGTCAACACGGAGCTGAAGAACTCCCTACAGATGGCAACATGG atccATTTCACTGATATGGAGAAAGTCGAGTGGGTTAACAAG GTGTTGGAGCAGGCGTGGCCTTTTTTTGGGATGTACATGGAGAAGCTCCTTCGAGAAAACATTCAGTCGGCCGTCCAGCAATCCAGCTCGGAGCTCAAAACATTCACTTTTACCAAGATCCACTTTGGACACATA CCGCTCCGGATCACTGGAATGAAAGCATACACCCATGAAGTGGATCACAGAGAGGTGGTTCTGGACATGAATATCAG TTACGAGGGTGATGTGGACATCGACGCAGAATTGAAGTCTGCAATCACAGCTGGTGTCAAGGGACTCAAA CTTCGGGGGATGATCCGAGTCATTCTGGAGCCACTCATTGGTCAAGCACCACTCGTGGGAGGGGTCACCTTCTTTTTCATTCGCCGCCCT ACCCTTGAAATCAACTGGACTGGCATGACAAACATTTTAGACAGCCCCGCCTTCAG TTCCTTGTCTGAGGGGACCATCATGGACATCATTGCCTCTCTCATGGTGTTGCCCAACCGCATGTGCTTTCCGCTTATTGACCAAGTGAAAGTGGACCAGATGAGGTTTCCACTGCCTCGT GGGGTGGTGAGAGTCCATTTACTGGAGGCCAGAGACCTGGTGGCCAAGGACACGTACATGATGGGTTTGGTGAAGGGCAAGTCGGACCCCTATACAACTCTACGTGTCGGAGACCGAAGTGTCAAGAGCAAGACTGTCAAAGAGAATTTGCATCCGAAATGGGGGGAAGTCTATGAG TTTGTTGTCCATGAAGCCCCTGGCCAAGAACTAGAGGTGGAGATATTTGATGAAGATACGGACAAAGATGACTTCATTGGAAG GTATCACCTCGATCTTGGAGAAGTAAAGAAGCTGAAAGAAATGGATCAG TGGTTTCCTCTTGAGGGTGTTCAACATGGAGAAGTTCATCTGAAGCTTCATTGGCTTTCACTTCAAAGTGACTCCACTTTGCTGAAGGAG TGTGCTGATGGCTATGCCTGTGCAATGCTTGCAGTATATCTGGACAATGCCTCAAACCTGCCT AAAGACCTCCGTGAGATTGAGCATCATCAGAAAAAGAAGCATGAACGAGAAGCTCGG CTCACAAGGAAGTCCACCGGTCCAAGCTCCTACGTGGAActttccattgcagatgaacaTCGAAAAAGCAAG GTTGTATTCGCAAATAAAGACCCAGTGTGGGAAGAAGGCTTCACCTTCTTCGTTCATGATGTCAAAACACAGCAGCTTCTTATTCAG GTCAAAGAAAACGAGAAGAAGACACAACTTGGTGTGCTCCGTCTGCCCCTCAGTCGCTTCCTCAACGTCTCCAACATGACACTCGACCAGCGCTTCCTGCTGGAGCAGTCTGGAGCAAATAGCCAGCTCAAAATGAAGGCCACTCTGAGG ATCCTGACTCTGGAAAAGCCGCCGCCCAAAACGATCATCACTCCTCAAGTCAAACAGAGCAACCCAGGCGCTACTTCCGCATCCTCCACGTCAGCACTTCCTTCCAACACAAGTCCTGTCAGTCAAGCCTCATCTGCAGCCAAGCCAACCAATCCTCAGCCAGGCTTTACTGATGAATATTCAACACACCGGCGTGGTTCCTATCTGGCTTCCGAAACCTTGAGGCCGTCCCCAGCTGTAGCAAACATGCGGCGCTACGATTCCCACAGCCTTCTGTCAGAGAACTCACTGGCTTCATCCCGCTTTGATCTGGCAGATGGAGCCTCATATCCAGA GGCCCTCCGTAAACATCGGGGTTCATTTGGGGAGATCAGCCTGACTGTGCGCTATGCCACACTGCGAAATAAACTTGTCATCATGGTTAACTCCTGCAG GGACCTCTTCCCCTGTAGTGAAAACGGCACAGACTCCTATGTGCGCCTGTATTTGCTGCCAGACCAAACCTGGCGACACCGTAAAAGGACCCATGTCAAAAAGAGGACCGTCAATCCGATCTTTGATGAAAA GTTTGAGTTTAATGTGTCCCTTGAGGAGGCCCAAACTCGCACATTGGATGTGGCAGTGAAAAACAACAAGATGTTGCACAGGCGGGAAAGAAAGGATATTGGAATG GTACACGTCGTTCTTTCCCAGCTGGATTTAGTCAAAGGAGTCAAAAACTG gTACAAGCTCATGTTACAAGGCATGATGACACCAAGCACGTCGGGGCTATAA
- the faima gene encoding fas apoptotic inhibitory molecule a, which translates to MSGDLAGVWEVALSDGVHRIEFEHGTTTGKRVIYVDGKEVLRRDWMFKLVGKETFSVGKLDTKATINIDAVSGFAYEYTLEINGKSLKKYMENRSKVTSTWLLNLDGDDLRVVLEKDTMDVWCNGQKIETAGEFVDDGTETHFTLGDHNCCVKAVSSGKRRDGIIHTLLVDGAEIAECTE; encoded by the exons ATGTCCGGTGACCTCGCTGGAGTGTGGGAGGTTGCACTGAGCGATGGAGTCCACAGGATCGAGTTCGAACATGGCACGACCACCGGGAAGCGGGTGATATACGTAGATGGAAAG GAGGTGCTGAGGCGAGACTGGATGTTCAAACTGGTGGGGAAGGAGACTTTCAGTGTGGGCAAATTAGACACTAAAGCAACCATCAACATTGATGCAGTCAGCGGGTTTGCCTATGAATACACCTTGGAGATCAACGGGAAAAGCTTAAAGAAGTACATGGAGAACAGGTCAAAAGTCACAAGCACCTGGCTGCTTAACCTGGATGGAGACGATTTGAGGGTGGTCTTAG AGAAAGACACCATGGATGTTTGGTGTAATGGGCAAAAGATTGAGACAGCT GGTGAGTTTGTGGATGACGGCACAGAAACCCACTTCACTCTCGGTGACCATAATTGTTGCGTGAAGGCCGTGAGCAGCGGGAAACGACGCGATGGCATCATTCACACACTTCTAGTGGATGGCGCGGAGATTGCTGAATGCACAGAGTGA